One Brassica oleracea var. oleracea cultivar TO1000 chromosome C7, BOL, whole genome shotgun sequence genomic window carries:
- the LOC106304588 gene encoding agamous-like MADS-box protein AGL13, giving the protein MGRVKLEIKRIENTTNRQVTFSKRRNGLIKKAYELSILCDIDIALIMFSPSDRLSLFSGKTRIEDVFARFINLPNQERENAVFPDQGRRPDIQSKEYLLRILQQLKTENDIALQITSPAAIKSDVEELEQEVCRLQQQLQMAEEELRRYEPDPVRFTSMEDYDVCEKQLVDTLTHVVQRRENLLSGHLPTYEASTMQQSIVGPFLNGVVEGWLPENGPNQTHLFDPSAHSNQLRELSSAMYEPLLQGSSSSSNQNNMSECHVTNNNGEMFTEWAQAYSSSALFASINQHGNVGPNMEEMMPVQQGEIPAVTTEAQQAEHEVAAEYKTKVPQLSSQ; this is encoded by the exons ATGGGTCGGGTGAAATTGGAGATCAAGAGAATCGAGAACACAACGAACCGACAAGTTACGTTCTCAAAACGTAGAAATGGTTTGATTAAGAAAGCTTATGAATTATCGATTCTCTGTGACATTGACATTGCTCTTATCATGTTCTCTCCTTCCGATCGTCTTAGCCTCTTTTCTGGCAAAACTCG GATCGAAGACGTTTTCGCAAGGTTTATTAATCTTCCTAACCAAGAACGAGAGAA TGCAGTCTTTCCGGACCAGGGTAGACGCCC GGATATTCAAAGCAAAGAG TATCTACTGAGGATTTTGCAGCAACTCAAGACCGAAAATGACATCGCTCTTCAAATTACAAG CCCGGCAGCCATTAAGTCCGACGTCGAG GAACTTGAGCAAGAAGTCTGTAGGTTACAACAACAACTCCAAATGGCAGAAGAAGAACTAAG GAGATACGAACCGGATCCAGTAAGATTCACTAGCATGGAGGATTATGATGTTTGTGAGAAGCAACTTGTCGACACGTTAACACATGTTGTCCAACGACGAGAGAATCTCTTAAGCGGCCATTTACCTACATACGAAGCATCTACTATGCAACAAAGCATTGTAGGTCCTTTCTTAAACGGAGTCGTAGAAGGTTGGTTGCCTGAAAATGGACCCAACCAAACCCATTTATTTGATCCATCGGCCCATTCTAATCAACTCAG AGAATTGTCATCGGCTATGTATGAACCATTGTTGCAAGGGAGTAGCTCAAGTTCTAACCAAAACAATATGAGCGAATGCCACGTGACAAATAATAACGGTGAAATGTTCACCGAGTGGGCTCAAGCGTACTCATCCTCGGCGTTATTCGCTTCTATCAACCAG CATGGGAATGTGGGACCTAATATGGAGGAGATGATGCCAGTTCAACAAGGTGAAATCCCGGCAGTGACGACGGAGGCACAACAAGCTGAGCATGAAGTCGCCGCTGAATATAAGACAAAAGTTCCTCAGCTCAGTAGCCAATAA